One window of Camelina sativa cultivar DH55 chromosome 4, Cs, whole genome shotgun sequence genomic DNA carries:
- the LOC104779786 gene encoding dihydrolipoyllysine-residue acetyltransferase component 4 of pyruvate dehydrogenase complex, chloroplastic, with protein sequence MAVSSSSFLSTASLTNSKSNISFASSVSPSIRSVVFRSSIPPSSHRRVMTVRSKIREIFMPALSSTMTEGKIVSWIKTEGEKLAKGESVVVVESDKADMDVETFYDGYLAAIVVGEGETAPVGAAIGLLAETEAEIEEAKTKAASKSSSPSAAEAVVPSPPPVTSSPAPAIAQPAPVTAVADGPRKTVATPYAKKLAKQHKVDIGSIAGTGPFGRVTATDVETAAGIAPSKSSVAPPPPPPPAAAVNEKATTTNLPPLLPDSSIVPFTAMQSAVSKNMIESLSVPTFRVGYPVNTDALDALYEKVKPKGVTMTALLAKAAGMALAQHPVVNASCKDGKSFSYNSNINVAVAVAINGGLITPVLQDADKLDLYLLSQKWKELVGKARSKQLQPHEYNSGTFTLSNLGMFGVDRFDAILPPGQGAIMAVGASKPTVVADKDGFFSVKNRMVVNVTADHRIVYGADLAAFLQTFAKIIENPDSLTL encoded by the exons ATGGcggtttcttcatcttcgttcTTATCAACAGCTTCACTAACCAATTCCAAATCCAACATTTCATTCGCTTCCTCAGTATCCCCATCCATCCGCAGCGTCGTCTTCCGCTCCTCGATTCCTCCGTCCTCTCACCGCCGTGTAATGACCGTCCGATCAAAGATTCGCGAAATTTTCATGCCGGCGTTATCATCAACCATGACGGAAGGCAAAATCGTGTCGTGGATCAAAACCGAAGGCGAGAAACTCGCCAAGGGAGAGAGTGTTGTGGTTGTTGAATCTGATAAAGCCGATATGGATGTTGAAACGTTCTACGACGGTTACCTCGCCGCAATCGTCGTCGGAGAAGGTGAGACAGCTCCGGTTGGTGCTGCGATTGGATTGTTAGCTGAGACTGAAGCTGAGATCGAAGAAGCTAAGACTAAAGCAGCTTcgaaatcttcttctccttctgcgGCGGAGGCTGTTGTTCCATCTCCTCCTCCCGTTACTTCATCTCCTGCTCCGGCGATCGCTCAACCTGCTCCGGTGACAGCTGTCGCGGATGGTCCGAGGAAGACTGTAGCGACTCCTTATGCTAAGAAGCTTGCTAAACAGCATAAGGTTGATATTGGATCCATTGCTGGAACTGGACCATTCGGTAGGGTTACAGCTACTGATGTAGAGACGGCGGCTGGAATTGCTCCGTCTAAATCCTCCGtggcaccaccaccacctcctcctcctgctgCAGCGGTGAATGAAAAAGCTACTACCACCAATTTGCCTCCTCTATTGCCTGATTCAAGCATTGTACCTTTCACAGCAATGCAATCTGCAGTATCGAAGAATATGATTGAGAGTCTCTCTGTTCCTACCTTCCGTGTTGGTTATCCTGTGAACACTGATGCTCTCGATGCACTATACGAGAAG GTGAAACCAAAGGGTGTAACGATGACTGCTTTATTGGCTAAAGCTGCAGGGATGGCTCTGGCTCAGCATCCTGTGGTCAATGCAAGCTGCAAAGATGGGAAGAGTTTTAGTTACAATAGTAACATTAACGTTGCTGTGGCCGTTGCTATTAATGGCGGCTTGATTACGCCTGTTCTACAAGATGCAGATAAG ttgGATTTGTACTTGTTATCCCAAAAATGGAAAGAGCTGGTAGGGAAAGCTAGAAGCAAGCAACTGCAACCCCATGAATACAACTCTG GAACTTTCACTTTATCGAATCTCGGTATGTTTGGAGTGGATAGATTTGATGCTATTCTTCCGCCAGGACag GGTGCAATTATGGCTGTTGGAGCGTCGAAGCCAACTGTAGTTGCTGACAAGGATGGATTCTTCAGTGTGAAAAACAGAATGGTG GTGAATGTGACTGCAGATCATCGCATTGTCTATGGAGCTGACTTGGCTGCTTTCTTACAAACCTTTGCAAAGATCATTGAAAATCCAGATAGTTTGACCTTATAA
- the LOC104779787 gene encoding uncharacterized protein LOC104779787: MVMEERLTGADSVGKKRVREDELGLDVSPDVKRLRDDLFDDSENDPTVQDLDSVMKSFEDELSNITTTVQQGSAETQPDLGYLSEASDDELGLPPPPPQPPALYTEETVTELVRVSSDSSEVAELSGFEIEDHVTMDFGTCDLGDGLFEYSDVCLDSGDLFSWQPEFLPAE; the protein is encoded by the coding sequence ATGGTCATGGAGGAGAGGCTCACTGGGGCTGACTCGGTCGGGAAGAAACGAGTCAGAGAAGACGAGTTAGGCCTTGACGTCTCGCCGGATGTGAAGCGGTTGAGAGACGATTTGTTTGACGACTCGGAGAACGACCCAACGGTTCAAGATCTTGACTCAGTCATGAAGAGTTTCGAAGATGAGTTGTCGAACATCACGACGACGGTGCAGCAAGGCTCTGCCGAGACTCAGCCGGATCTTGGTTATCTTTCTGAAGCTTCTGACGACGAGCTGGGTTTGCCCCCACCTCCTCCGCAACCGCCGGCGCTTTATACGGAGGAGACGGTGACGGAGTTGGTACGGGTTTCGTCAGATTCATCAGAGGTCGCCGAGTTATCTGGGTTTGAAATTGAGGATCATGTTACCATGGATTTCGGAACTTGCGATCTTGGTGATGGGCTTTTCGAATATTCCGATGTTTGTTTAGATTCCGGCGATTTGTTTTCATGGCAGCCGGAGTTTTTACCGGCGGAGTAA